From Populus trichocarpa isolate Nisqually-1 chromosome 19, P.trichocarpa_v4.1, whole genome shotgun sequence, a single genomic window includes:
- the LOC7455219 gene encoding D-xylose-proton symporter-like 2 isoform X2 has protein sequence MVRLKKKRKKLYAVKGKEGEAWWFLFPALGGLLYGYDIGSTSCATISIKSATLSGISWYNLNSVDIGLITSGSLYGALIGSVLAFNIADFLGRRRELILAAFLYLVGALVTALAPAFAVMVIGRFVFGIGIGLAMHAAPMYIAETAPSHIRGQLISLKEFFIVLGMVGGYGIGSLLVDTVAGWRYMYVASTPLAVIMGIGMWWLPASPRWLLLRAIQGKGSMQELRETAICCLCRLRGEAIGDTAPAKVDEILAELAVVGEEKEVTLAEVFRGKCLKALTIGAGLVLFQQITGQPSVLYYAASILQSAGFSAASDATRVSILLGLFKLIMTGTAVLVVDRLGRRPLLLGGVSGMVISLFLLGSYYIFLDNAPVVAVAALLLYVGCYQLSFGPIGWLMISEIFPLRLRGRGLGIAVLVNFGANALVTFTFSPLKALLGAGILFYAFGVIAVVSLLFIFFIVPETKGLTLEEIEAKCL, from the exons ATGGTGAGACTgaagaaaaagaggaagaaactaTATGCAGTGAAGGGAAAGGAAGGGGAGGCCTGGTG GTTTCTATTTCCCGCTCTTGGAGGACTGTTATATGGTTATGATATTGGTTCTACATCTTGTGCTACAATATCAATAAAG TCAGCCACGTTAAGTGGTATTTCATGGTACAACTTGAATTCTGTGGACATCGGGCTCATT ACCAGTGGATCACTATATGGAGCTTTGATCGGCTCTGTCTTGGCCTTCAATATTGCTGACTTTCTAG GGAGAAGAAGAGAGTTGATTCTGGCTGCTTTCTTATATCTTGTTGGAGCACTTGTGACAGCCCTAGCACCTGCCTTTGCTGTTATGGTGATTGGGCGGTTTGTATTTGGTATTGGAATTGGATTG GCAATGCATGCAGCTCCAATGTACATTGCTGAGACAGCTCCAAGTCATATACGTGGTCAACTAATCTCTCTGAAAGAGTTCTTCATAGTACTTGGCATGGTT GGAGGTTATGGAATTGGTAGTCTATTAGTTGATACTGTAGCTGGTTGGCGCTATATGTATGTAGCCAGTACACCTTTGGCAGTAATCATGGGAATTGGAATGTGGTGGCTACCAGCATCACCTAGATGGCTGCTATTACGTGCCATACAAGGAAAAGGCAGTATGCAGGAGTTAAGAGAAACTGCAATATGTTGCTTATGCCGGCTCAGGGGTGAAGCTATTGGTGACACTGCTCCTGCGAAAGTAGATGAGATTCTTGCTGAACTTGCTGTTGTtggtgaagaaaaagaagttacACTAGCAGAAGTTTTCCGAGGAAAATGCTTGAAAGCCCTCACTATTGGTGCAGGGCTAGTTTTGTTCCAACAA ATCACTGGGCAGCCAAGTGTGCTGTATTATGCTGCATCAATTCTTCAG agTGCAGGATTTTCAGCGGCGTCTGATGCCACACGGGTCTCAATACTTCTTGGTTTATTTAAG TTAATCATGACAGGAACAGCTGTTCTTGTCGTTGATAGACTTGGAAGGCGACCTCTACTACTCGGTGGTGTTTCTGGAATG GTTATATCTTTATTCCTCCTGGGATCATATTACATTTTTCTGGATAATGCACCAGTTGTGGCTGTTGCTGCACTGCTGTTGTATGTTGGATGTTATCAG TTATCCTTTGGTCCTATTGGTTGGCTGATGATTTCAGAGATTTTTCCCCTACGCCTAAGAGGGCGGGGGCTTGGTATAGCAGTGCTTGTGAATTTTGGTGCAAATGCACTTGTGACATTTACATTTTCCCCTTTGAAG GCATTGCTGGGAGCTGGGATTTTATTCTATGCATTTGGAGTGATAGCTGTGGTGTCTCTCCTTTTTATATTCTTCATCGTGCCAGAGACCAAAGGGCTCACTCTCGAGGAAATCGAGGCCAAATGTTTGTAG
- the LOC7455219 gene encoding D-xylose-proton symporter-like 2 isoform X1: MAPDPEQPTLSSLGKVGKSSGEIGGVEEPLLNGGIHTSENYSLASAIFPFLFPALGGLLYGYDIGSTSCATISIKSATLSGISWYNLNSVDIGLITSGSLYGALIGSVLAFNIADFLGRRRELILAAFLYLVGALVTALAPAFAVMVIGRFVFGIGIGLAMHAAPMYIAETAPSHIRGQLISLKEFFIVLGMVGGYGIGSLLVDTVAGWRYMYVASTPLAVIMGIGMWWLPASPRWLLLRAIQGKGSMQELRETAICCLCRLRGEAIGDTAPAKVDEILAELAVVGEEKEVTLAEVFRGKCLKALTIGAGLVLFQQITGQPSVLYYAASILQSAGFSAASDATRVSILLGLFKLIMTGTAVLVVDRLGRRPLLLGGVSGMVISLFLLGSYYIFLDNAPVVAVAALLLYVGCYQLSFGPIGWLMISEIFPLRLRGRGLGIAVLVNFGANALVTFTFSPLKALLGAGILFYAFGVIAVVSLLFIFFIVPETKGLTLEEIEAKCL; this comes from the exons GTTTCTATTTCCCGCTCTTGGAGGACTGTTATATGGTTATGATATTGGTTCTACATCTTGTGCTACAATATCAATAAAG TCAGCCACGTTAAGTGGTATTTCATGGTACAACTTGAATTCTGTGGACATCGGGCTCATT ACCAGTGGATCACTATATGGAGCTTTGATCGGCTCTGTCTTGGCCTTCAATATTGCTGACTTTCTAG GGAGAAGAAGAGAGTTGATTCTGGCTGCTTTCTTATATCTTGTTGGAGCACTTGTGACAGCCCTAGCACCTGCCTTTGCTGTTATGGTGATTGGGCGGTTTGTATTTGGTATTGGAATTGGATTG GCAATGCATGCAGCTCCAATGTACATTGCTGAGACAGCTCCAAGTCATATACGTGGTCAACTAATCTCTCTGAAAGAGTTCTTCATAGTACTTGGCATGGTT GGAGGTTATGGAATTGGTAGTCTATTAGTTGATACTGTAGCTGGTTGGCGCTATATGTATGTAGCCAGTACACCTTTGGCAGTAATCATGGGAATTGGAATGTGGTGGCTACCAGCATCACCTAGATGGCTGCTATTACGTGCCATACAAGGAAAAGGCAGTATGCAGGAGTTAAGAGAAACTGCAATATGTTGCTTATGCCGGCTCAGGGGTGAAGCTATTGGTGACACTGCTCCTGCGAAAGTAGATGAGATTCTTGCTGAACTTGCTGTTGTtggtgaagaaaaagaagttacACTAGCAGAAGTTTTCCGAGGAAAATGCTTGAAAGCCCTCACTATTGGTGCAGGGCTAGTTTTGTTCCAACAA ATCACTGGGCAGCCAAGTGTGCTGTATTATGCTGCATCAATTCTTCAG agTGCAGGATTTTCAGCGGCGTCTGATGCCACACGGGTCTCAATACTTCTTGGTTTATTTAAG TTAATCATGACAGGAACAGCTGTTCTTGTCGTTGATAGACTTGGAAGGCGACCTCTACTACTCGGTGGTGTTTCTGGAATG GTTATATCTTTATTCCTCCTGGGATCATATTACATTTTTCTGGATAATGCACCAGTTGTGGCTGTTGCTGCACTGCTGTTGTATGTTGGATGTTATCAG TTATCCTTTGGTCCTATTGGTTGGCTGATGATTTCAGAGATTTTTCCCCTACGCCTAAGAGGGCGGGGGCTTGGTATAGCAGTGCTTGTGAATTTTGGTGCAAATGCACTTGTGACATTTACATTTTCCCCTTTGAAG GCATTGCTGGGAGCTGGGATTTTATTCTATGCATTTGGAGTGATAGCTGTGGTGTCTCTCCTTTTTATATTCTTCATCGTGCCAGAGACCAAAGGGCTCACTCTCGAGGAAATCGAGGCCAAATGTTTGTAG
- the LOC7459232 gene encoding protein NRT1/ PTR FAMILY 5.1 isoform X1: MDTKCCTQDGTVDLRGRPVQASRTGKWKACAFLVGYEAFERMAFYGVASNLVNYLTTQLHEETVASVRNVNNWSGAVWITPILGAYIADTYLGRYWTFTVSSLIYAMGMILLTMAVSFKFMKPACTNGVCNKASPSQIAFFYSALYIIAIGAGGTKPNISTFGADQFDDYNPQEKKLKVSFFNWWMFSSFVGALFATLCLVYIQENLGWGLGYGIPAVGLLLSLFIFYLGTPIYRHKVRKTKSPARELFQVLIAAFNNRKLQLPNSPSELQEFDLQYYIQTGKRQVHHTPVLRCLDKAAIKDGSNNADTSNPSSSSCTVTQVEGVKLVFGMMLIWLVTLIPSTIWAQINTLFVKQGTTLDRNLGPNFQIPAASLGSFVTFSMLLSVPMYDRFFVPFMRKKTGNPRGITLLQRLGIGFAIQVIAIAIAYAVEVRRMHVIRMHHVVGPKEIVPMSIFWLLPQYVLLGIADVFNAIGLLEFFYDQSPEDMQSLGTTFFTSGIGVGNFLNSFLVTMVAKITGTGGGKSWIGNNLNDSHLDYYYGFLLVISALNLGVFLWASSRYVYKKETLQALNEDCIRIDGKTMDTSPLGLQV, from the exons ATGGATACCAAATGCTGCACCCAAGATGGCACTGTAGATCTCCGTGGGCGTCCTGTCCAAGCCTCCAGAACTGGGAAATGGAAAGCGTGTGCTTTTCTGGTTG GCTATGAGGCATTTGAAAGGATGGCTTTCTATGGAGTGGCTTCAAACTTGGTGAATTACCTGACCACCCAACTCCATGAAGAGACGGTTGCATCGGTGAGGAATGTGAATAACTGGTCAGGAGCAGTGTGGATCACACCAATACTCGGCGCCTACATAGCAGATACTTACCTGGGTCGATACTGGACGTTCACTGTGTCATCTCTTATCTATGCaatg GGAATGATACTACTAACAATGGCAGTTTCATTCAAGTTCATGAAACCAGCATGCACAAATGGAGTCTGCAATAAGGCCTCCCCTTCGCAAATCGCATTCTTTTACTCTGCTCTCTACATCATAGCAATAGGGGCAGGAGGGACGAAGCCCAACATATCAACTTTTGGTGCAGACCAGTTCGATGATTATAACCCGCAAGAAAAGAAGCTCAAGGTCTCATTCTTTAACTGGTGGATGTTCAGCTCTTTTGTGGGAGCTCTGTTTGCCACTCTCTGCCTTGTGTACATTCAAGAGAACTTGGGTTGGGGTTTAGGGTATGGTATCCCTGCAGTTGGTCTTTTATTATCCCTGTTTATATTCTATCTAGGGACACCAATTTACAGGCATAAAGTTAGAAAGACTAAGAGCCCTGCAAGGGAGCTATTTCAAGTCCTCATTGCTGCCTTTAACAACAGGAAACTTCAGCTCCCTAACAGTCCCTCGGAGCTTCAGGAGTTTGACCTGCAATATTACATTCAAACCGGAAAACGGCAGGTCCACCACACACCAGTGTTGAG GTGCTTGGACAAAGCTGCGATCAAAGATGGCAGCAATAATGCAGATACCTCAAACCCATCATCATCGTCATGCACAGTGACGCAGGTAGAAGGAGTCAAGCTCGTTTTTGGAATGATGCTGATATGGCTGGTGACATTAATCCCTAGTACCATATGGGCACAGATCAACACTTTATTTGTGAAACAAGGGACAACGTTGGACCGCAACTTGGGCCCAAACTTCCAAATTCCAGCAGCTTCACTCGGTAGCTTTGTGACGTTTTCAATGCTTCTCTCCGTGCCAATGTATGACCGTTTCTTTGTACCATTCATGCGTAAGAAGACCGGAAACCCAAGGGGAATCACGTTACTTCAGAGGCTGGGCATCGGATTCGCCATTCAAGTGATTGCCATTGCAATCGCTTACGCTGTTGAAGTTCGAAGAATGCACGTCATAAGAATGCACCACGTTGTTGGGCCAAAGGAAATCGTCCCCATGAGTATATTTTGGCTGTTGCCTCAGTATGTTCTGCTGGGAATCGCTGATGTTTTTAATGCTATCGGATTGCTGGAATTTTTCTACGATCAATCTCCTGAAGACATGCAAAGCCTAGGAACCACATTCTTCACTAGTGGGATCGGTGTCGGCAACTTCTTGAATAGCTTTCTAGTAACAATGGTTGCCAAGATTACAGGGACCGGAGGAGGCAAGAGTTGGATCGGCAACAACTTGAATGACTCCCACTTGGATTATTACTACGGGTTCCTCTTAGTTATATCTGCCCTTAATTTAGGGGTCTTCTTGTGGGCATCAAGTAGATATGTTTACAAGAAGGAAACCCTACAAGCACTGAACGAGGATTGTATCCGAATCGACGGCAAAACCATGGACACGTCTCCTCTAGGGTTGCAAGTATAA
- the LOC7459232 gene encoding protein NRT1/ PTR FAMILY 5.1 isoform X2: MDTKCCTQDGTVDLRGRPVQASRTGKWKACAFLVGYEAFERMAFYGVASNLVNYLTTQLHEETVASVRNVNNWSGAVWITPILGAYIADTYLGRYWTFTVSSLIYAMGMILLTMAVSFKFMKPACTNGVCNKASPSQIAFFYSALYIIAIGAGGTKPNISTFGADQFDDYNPQEKKLKVSFFNWWMFSSFVGALFATLCLVYIQENLGWGLGKLQLPNSPSELQEFDLQYYIQTGKRQVHHTPVLRCLDKAAIKDGSNNADTSNPSSSSCTVTQVEGVKLVFGMMLIWLVTLIPSTIWAQINTLFVKQGTTLDRNLGPNFQIPAASLGSFVTFSMLLSVPMYDRFFVPFMRKKTGNPRGITLLQRLGIGFAIQVIAIAIAYAVEVRRMHVIRMHHVVGPKEIVPMSIFWLLPQYVLLGIADVFNAIGLLEFFYDQSPEDMQSLGTTFFTSGIGVGNFLNSFLVTMVAKITGTGGGKSWIGNNLNDSHLDYYYGFLLVISALNLGVFLWASSRYVYKKETLQALNEDCIRIDGKTMDTSPLGLQV; the protein is encoded by the exons ATGGATACCAAATGCTGCACCCAAGATGGCACTGTAGATCTCCGTGGGCGTCCTGTCCAAGCCTCCAGAACTGGGAAATGGAAAGCGTGTGCTTTTCTGGTTG GCTATGAGGCATTTGAAAGGATGGCTTTCTATGGAGTGGCTTCAAACTTGGTGAATTACCTGACCACCCAACTCCATGAAGAGACGGTTGCATCGGTGAGGAATGTGAATAACTGGTCAGGAGCAGTGTGGATCACACCAATACTCGGCGCCTACATAGCAGATACTTACCTGGGTCGATACTGGACGTTCACTGTGTCATCTCTTATCTATGCaatg GGAATGATACTACTAACAATGGCAGTTTCATTCAAGTTCATGAAACCAGCATGCACAAATGGAGTCTGCAATAAGGCCTCCCCTTCGCAAATCGCATTCTTTTACTCTGCTCTCTACATCATAGCAATAGGGGCAGGAGGGACGAAGCCCAACATATCAACTTTTGGTGCAGACCAGTTCGATGATTATAACCCGCAAGAAAAGAAGCTCAAGGTCTCATTCTTTAACTGGTGGATGTTCAGCTCTTTTGTGGGAGCTCTGTTTGCCACTCTCTGCCTTGTGTACATTCAAGAGAACTTGGGTTGGGGTTTAGG GAAACTTCAGCTCCCTAACAGTCCCTCGGAGCTTCAGGAGTTTGACCTGCAATATTACATTCAAACCGGAAAACGGCAGGTCCACCACACACCAGTGTTGAG GTGCTTGGACAAAGCTGCGATCAAAGATGGCAGCAATAATGCAGATACCTCAAACCCATCATCATCGTCATGCACAGTGACGCAGGTAGAAGGAGTCAAGCTCGTTTTTGGAATGATGCTGATATGGCTGGTGACATTAATCCCTAGTACCATATGGGCACAGATCAACACTTTATTTGTGAAACAAGGGACAACGTTGGACCGCAACTTGGGCCCAAACTTCCAAATTCCAGCAGCTTCACTCGGTAGCTTTGTGACGTTTTCAATGCTTCTCTCCGTGCCAATGTATGACCGTTTCTTTGTACCATTCATGCGTAAGAAGACCGGAAACCCAAGGGGAATCACGTTACTTCAGAGGCTGGGCATCGGATTCGCCATTCAAGTGATTGCCATTGCAATCGCTTACGCTGTTGAAGTTCGAAGAATGCACGTCATAAGAATGCACCACGTTGTTGGGCCAAAGGAAATCGTCCCCATGAGTATATTTTGGCTGTTGCCTCAGTATGTTCTGCTGGGAATCGCTGATGTTTTTAATGCTATCGGATTGCTGGAATTTTTCTACGATCAATCTCCTGAAGACATGCAAAGCCTAGGAACCACATTCTTCACTAGTGGGATCGGTGTCGGCAACTTCTTGAATAGCTTTCTAGTAACAATGGTTGCCAAGATTACAGGGACCGGAGGAGGCAAGAGTTGGATCGGCAACAACTTGAATGACTCCCACTTGGATTATTACTACGGGTTCCTCTTAGTTATATCTGCCCTTAATTTAGGGGTCTTCTTGTGGGCATCAAGTAGATATGTTTACAAGAAGGAAACCCTACAAGCACTGAACGAGGATTGTATCCGAATCGACGGCAAAACCATGGACACGTCTCCTCTAGGGTTGCAAGTATAA